The following are from one region of the Primulina eburnea isolate SZY01 chromosome 17, ASM2296580v1, whole genome shotgun sequence genome:
- the LOC140818016 gene encoding uncharacterized protein — MKIACWNIRGFHKPLKQKSVQTLFGSHKIDVFVILESKLDEKTNMNLMRIRFGGMKVTHNFLLNNKGCVLVFWNPQSVELDVIYCSAEVIHAWVNCVRTKKVFCASFVYAFNTIVQRRVLWEELQSISDTCSLPWILMGDFNNVLSQEEKKGGLAVKNYEILVVFFTWMSPTVCSKIDRRLAKKQPKPFKFLNMWSLSEDFLDIVKNKWCFGGFGTTQYRLKQLFKELKRPLKVLNGKKFFHITSHAKNAIQRLEEMQEEMLQVGIMLDGYKETKKSAEMLLEAERHFMAQQAKFRYLKECDRCTKFFHDLIKRNNKNNSIAAIQTQDGNITIDSAEIAQQFVGFYEGLLETKGDRIPVDRELVNAVKEALLDIDDDKAPGTDGFGSLFFKTTWNIISNDVFAAIQEFFFSWSFTETMESCYLSSSPEIGSSFIC, encoded by the exons ATGAAGATAGCCTGTTGGAATATTAGAGGCTTTCATAAGCCTCTAAAGCAAAAGAGTGTTCAAACGCTCTTTGGCTCCCATAAGATAGATGTATTTGTTATACTGGAATCAAAACTTGATGAAAAAACTAATATGAACCTGATGAGGATTAGATTTGGTGGTATGAAGGTAACCCACAACTTTTTACTCAATAATAAGGGTTGTGTCCTTGTGTTTTGGAACCCACAATCGGTAGAACTAGATGTTATTTATTGTTCGGCAGAAGTTATACATGCTTGGGTTAATTGTGTGAGAACTAAGAAGGTTTTTTGTGCTTCTTTTGTGTATGCTTTTAATACCATTGTACAAAGAAGGGTTTTATGGGAAGAATTGCAATCAATCAGTGATACTTGTTCATTGCCGTGGATATTAATGGGGGATTTTAATAATGTGTTATCCCAAGAAGAGAAGAAAGGTGGTTTAGCAGTTAAGAACTATGAG ATTTTGGTTGTTTTTTTTACTTGGATGAGCCCAACAGTTTGTAGCAAAATTGATCGA AGGCTCGCAAAAAAGCAACCGAAGCCTTTCAAATTTCTAAATATGTGGTCGCTCAGTGAAGATTTTCTAGACATTGTGAAGAACAAGTGGTGTTTTGGAGGATTTGGCACGACACAATATCGACTGAAGCAACTTTTTAaggagctcaagcgacctttaaaAGTGTTGAATGGTAAGAAATTTTTTCACATTACATCTCATGCAAAAAATGCTATACAGAGACTTGAGGAGATGCAAGAGGAAATGTTACAGGTTGGGATTATGCTAGATGGGTACAAGGAAACTAAGAAAAGTGCAGAGATGCTGCTTGAAGCCGAGAGACATTTTATGGCCCAACAAGCTAAGTTCAGATATTTAAAAGAATGCGACAGATGCACTAAGTTTTTCCATGACCTAATTAAGAggaacaataaaaataattctaTTGCTGCCATACAGACACAAGATGGGAACATCACTATCGATTCAGCCGAAATAGCTCAACAATTTGTTGGTTTTTACGAGGGCCTTTTGGAGACTAAGGGAGACAGAATTCCAGTGGACAGAGAATTGGTAAATGCAG TTAAAGAGGCTCTCTTGGATATAGATGATGACAAAGCTCCTGGTACTGATGGTTTTGGCTCTCTCTTTTTCAAAACCACTTGGAACATTATTTCTAATGATGTGTTTGCAGCCATTCAAGAGTTCTTTTTTTCCTGGTCATTTACTGAAACAATGGAATCATGCTATCTTAGCTCTAGTCCCGAAATCGGCAGTAGCTTCATCTGTTAA